The Dreissena polymorpha isolate Duluth1 chromosome 8, UMN_Dpol_1.0, whole genome shotgun sequence genome includes the window ATTTTGTGATTGGTAATGGGACCAATTCTGcctcaaatttgacccaaaaaaACTTAATCCTTGGACGAcaaaattatacaattaaaaagaaAAGCCAAGTATGTTTAAGCATCTGGcaagatgaaaataaaattacagtTGCAATGTTCACATCATCGTATAGAGTAAAACAAACTTACTGACAAGTTTTTACTGTTCAGGCACAAATTGTCCTACAccaatttacttttccattatttacactaataaaaGAATCCatcataaaatattaaacttcTTTGTCCTGTACCTcacatttaaaaaagaatttgTCAAATGACACGAAACTTTTTTGTTGCTTACCTAACACCCGAGCATGTAGAACAATGTCCAGGTGTTTGTCTGGGTGAGCCTGACCACGGACAGAGATACGCTCCTGTATAAGTTTCTCTCTGTGAGCATGAAATTCTACCACCAGATTATGGCCTTCTCCTGAAAAACACTGTCATCATAGAAATTTTTTCACTGAAGAGGAGGATTTTGAAGACTGAAAATCCCAATATATGGAACCATACAgcgaaaaatatttgtttataattattaacattaaaatattttgttcttgATGATTTTTCAACATATTGCTGTTGCTCGATAAACATATCTGCGACATGTGGGTATATGGATTGGTTGCATACATATTCCATTTCtacttaattaattatataaataaagaagAAAAGTGGCCTTGAGCAAACCTGGACTAACCAAACTAAATAATGAACAGTTGAACTAAATATTGAGATTTATCATAAGTCTATCCATACACATAGTTTATGGAAAGATCTttggatttattaaaaaaatatatatatatattgtttagaaTCTTTATTTCGGgaattattattacttttttcaaTAGGGATTGGGGTCATATAACAGCCACAAACTATAATGAAACACAATCACTTCGAAAACTGAGAAtatgtgaaaacttaaaatagaACTTACTAGCACAGTGCTtggtttttattaataaattgatcagttattacattatttattaaaatgattaatgTTTCAAATGTGTTTAgaaattcttatttttaaaaaagacCTGGGTAACGGCAAGCAAAATtctcttaaatcaatgttattgCCATTCTTTCCCTGGTTGAAAAGGGCAAAGACATTGCTGGTATAAACAAGAgtactgcataacgggtgccacgctctgctacaggtgcagttttgaataaatgaaagcttgtcagaattaattttttttaaaggtcacagtgaccttaccctttgacctagtgacctaaaaaatgggtgtggcgtgtagaactcatcaagatgcatctacatatgaagtttcaaagttgtaggtgaaagcaatttgattttagagccaatgttcaataCCTTAACAAAATTtttaggttttagcacgacgcggatggcAGATGTCGGACTAAAAATCggacaacaagctggctatgacaatacctcgggttttttcCAAAAACTCCGAGCTAAAAACAACCCTTTTAATAGATAGACTAATATTTACTTAAGTTTGTTTGTATCATTATCATACCATCTTCACTTGGTTCATAGGACATTATTCGAGCATGAAGGTTCTGCAAAGGGTCAAAGTTCAAATCTTCTCCAAGGTCATCTTTGATGGCAAAGTTCAGCTCATAATGCCTATTGATCTGAAGGAATCCCAGGTGCACATCAACGCGACTGTCAGCATACATTAAAACAATGTCAGACTCGTGGGACTCAACCGCCACGGCCTCAAAGCGAACCTTGTGATGACTAGATGCCTCAGCCATGACTGGAAAGCAAGGAACAAACAATTTGCAATGGACTGTTTCTTGAATACAGGTGACTTTGGCATTCTACAGTCTTTCTGCAATAGGTGTATTTGGATAGTATGTGTTTCATTCATGTATTATTAATCAATAATGAATACTGATGTTGTTTACATAGTTTTTTCTTGTCCagataataaaagaaaaaagtgCCTAAACATGTATCAAtcttagttcttcttgaatgcttagAGCTTTTATGTTGTAAGCTCAAAAGCGGAGGGTCCATAGCTGGGAGTAGACTAGTAAATATAAGGCATATTGGTGGACTCCCAGAGCCTACTGTCAACCTAAACCAGCCATCCAGGAGACCAGGGGGTCAGAGGGTAGCGTCAGGGGCGGGGTTATGGTCCCAAGGGACGAAGAGCTAAACAAATCAATTTTATTTGTTACCACCTTTTGGAGAAATTCTGACAATTGTCACACTCGTGgctatttatgtatttaataccCATGGACCGCCCATGGATATggagaaaaacaaacaattctatAAGATAAGATGTcagtaaaaaacataaattaaactgATAACTATATGAAGCACAGAAATTATATAGTAATTTACTTTATGAAAGTTTGTCTCGAATGATATTTATCCAATGACAacactttttttcaataaaatataacaatttgttgGAAGTTTTGTCAAACACCGGCCATATTTGTTCAGGGGAAATAACCCTCATAATGTTTACATCATGACGTCATTTGTCAACAAAAAAGGAAGGAGGTCAATGTAAAACAGACAGCAACCTGACGGTTCAGTGACTCACAAACTTCTCGTAAACATGctagttttatgtttttgtttcatttgtgcTCCGGAAATATGATGTTTACACGATGCTGGTGCGGATAGAATGTGCGTCGTTAGTGAAATTTTAATAAGATTTAGTGTAATTAGGTTGAAATATGGTGAACAATAGTGTGGTTGGTAATTAAACCACTAAGTCAGTTACTGCACACACACTCGACATGTACTAAACCCGTGTTCCGTGCACACAGCGTTGGCGAAGTTGTGCAGGTGGTTTCTTGGCCAATCGGTAAGTTTATAATAGTTGGTTGTAAGTCATCACAAGTGTAGTATTCAAATGTACAATTTAATGTGAGAAAGTTGTTTTCATAAACCACACAGTGAAATACTAAGTTACTTAGAAATGGTATTATCACTATCAGTTATGTTTTCTGTTAGAAGATTCAACATACATGAAAATGTGACCAATACATGCTGTTACACAATAGGTAAGGGTTTTGGTGGGTAGATTTGTCTTTGATTAGATTATTCCAGTATTCAATTCAACTTGCATTTATTTATCAAGTCTTGATTTGCATCAATCTTGAGATAAGACCACcttacaaaattattgtattgtagTAAAAAAAGGTCACTTCCAAtggccttgctgttgggctaacTCTTTAGCGACACGGTAAGAGTGTCTGACTAACACTCTGGAGGTCGGGATTTAATCTCCTGTCCGAGCTCAGGGTATTTTCAAATTCATGACGACGAGACAAACGATTGTTTAATGGTTTTTGGGCGGGCCATGtagatgcaagacatgctgtagagggcgtgtctgggccttaaAGCATTAAGAGGGGGAAGGCTGTAAcaaaataaggtcacttccaacagcctttctgttgggctagctctttagccacacggttagagtgtctgactaccactttTGAGGTTGCAGAATCAATCCCCCGTCCAAGCTCAGAATTTTTCACTTTAGCATGATACCTTAAATTCCATGGTTAGACATGAAGGCACATCCAAAAGACAATGACAAAAAATGCTCATTGCTATAGTAAAGATTATATGGGATCAGCCCAAATGTTCTAGTGAAAAAACTGATTAATTCTCGGGGTTTTGCCCTTAATTCTCCACGTTAGCTGACTTAGCTATGTTCAAAGagtattagtttaaacctatttatttttgcttgattgcattgaaagtctcaggcttatagaaatgctctcgagtccgtttcctgggcctatatccagtacttggtgtctttgtggaaGATCTAGAGAACCCTCCTCGAGTGGGGATTGAACGGTtcaacccatgacctcctgatcgctaggtgATCAAAGAGTATTAGAAGTTCATTTCTATGTAATTTTCAATTCAGTCCATGAACAAACAATACCTGTAATGCAATCTCCTATTGAAATCCTAGctaacataatttat containing:
- the LOC127840951 gene encoding UPF0687 protein C20orf27 homolog, translated to MAEASSHHKVRFEAVAVESHESDIVLMYADSRVDVHLGFLQINRHYELNFAIKDDLGEDLNFDPLQNLHARIMSYEPSEDGEGHNLVVEFHAHREKLIQERISVRGQAHPDKHLDIVLHARVLGKGKGTPALKNGIKCQQVDEDNDSDVTDWQGFD